In the genome of Aureimonas sp. OT7, one region contains:
- a CDS encoding asparaginase, with amino-acid sequence MADPMIIEVTRGALVESRHRVHVSVVDAAGRTVAALGDVDRAVFPRSAVKVLQALPLIETGAADASGFTDEELAMACASHSGEDAHVMTAREMLAKGGLDPAQLECGCHWPFDLPVALELARTGGTPTPLHNNCSGKHAGFLCTAVHMGEETAGYVLASHPVQWRARAAIAETTGMQLSEDASGTDGCSIPTYAAPLSGFAMAFARIVAGQGIDAGRAEAGQRLIRACIAHPFEMSGTGRKCKALIEAGQGRVFVKTGAEGVFCGAVPELGLGIALKAEDGTTRAAESAVAAVLAGLFRKVDRDLAETFDGQARTTLRNWEKQSVGEVRPDRPWNF; translated from the coding sequence ATGGCCGATCCGATGATCATCGAGGTCACGCGCGGTGCGCTGGTGGAAAGCCGCCACCGCGTGCATGTCAGCGTCGTGGACGCGGCTGGGCGCACGGTGGCGGCGCTGGGCGACGTGGACCGCGCCGTCTTCCCGCGTTCGGCGGTCAAGGTCCTGCAGGCGCTGCCGCTGATCGAGACGGGGGCCGCCGATGCCTCCGGTTTCACCGACGAGGAGCTGGCGATGGCCTGCGCCTCCCATTCGGGCGAAGACGCCCACGTGATGACGGCACGCGAAATGCTGGCCAAGGGCGGCCTGGACCCGGCGCAACTCGAATGCGGCTGCCACTGGCCCTTCGATCTGCCGGTCGCGCTGGAGCTTGCCCGCACCGGCGGCACGCCGACGCCCCTGCATAACAACTGTTCCGGGAAGCATGCCGGCTTCCTTTGCACCGCCGTCCATATGGGCGAGGAGACGGCAGGCTACGTCCTGGCCTCCCATCCGGTGCAGTGGCGCGCCCGCGCGGCCATTGCGGAGACGACCGGCATGCAACTGAGCGAGGACGCCAGCGGCACCGACGGCTGTTCCATCCCCACCTACGCCGCGCCCCTGTCCGGTTTCGCCATGGCCTTCGCGCGGATCGTGGCAGGGCAGGGCATCGATGCCGGCAGGGCCGAGGCCGGACAAAGGCTGATCCGTGCGTGCATCGCCCATCCCTTCGAAATGTCGGGTACGGGCCGCAAATGCAAGGCGTTGATCGAAGCGGGGCAGGGGCGCGTTTTCGTGAAGACGGGGGCGGAGGGCGTATTCTGCGGCGCGGTGCCGGAGCTGGGTCTCGGTATCGCATTGAAGGCCGAGGACGGAACGACGCGCGCCGCCGAAAGCGCCGTCGCCGCCGTATTGGCCGGCCTCTTCCGAAAAGTGGACCGCGACCTTGCGGAAACATTCGACGGACAGGCCCGCACGACGCTGCGCAACTGGGAAAAGCAGAGCGTCGGCGAGGTGCGGCCGGACCGCCCCTGGAACTTCTGA
- a CDS encoding carbohydrate kinase — translation MFLCCGDALFDLFEVQDGRGPASVSLEGRVGGSPLNVALGLARLGHPSAFFTKVSGDLFGRRIRAFMQDEGIDQRFLVPTTRGTTLAVVSLTPEGTPHYDFHIEGTADRSIEVADVPEHFPDDLSAIHVASYSTVTEPTASALLHLIGQESGRRFISYDPNIRATIEPDLDLWRERMSRILPKATLVKASEEDLQQIHPGRSLDSILSDWMSAGPAIALVTRGENGAIAATAGGHEVQLPGVAVTVVDTVGAGDTFQAAALAYLSEHGRLDRDGVMAMSPADLEELVGFAIRAAAITCGRRGADLPRRADLGLQPLA, via the coding sequence ATGTTCCTGTGTTGCGGCGACGCACTGTTCGACCTGTTCGAGGTCCAGGATGGCCGCGGGCCGGCATCGGTATCGCTGGAAGGCCGCGTCGGCGGTTCTCCGCTCAACGTCGCCCTCGGTCTAGCCCGGCTCGGCCATCCCAGCGCATTCTTTACCAAAGTATCGGGCGACCTGTTCGGTCGCCGCATCCGGGCCTTCATGCAGGACGAGGGCATCGACCAGCGGTTTCTGGTGCCCACCACGCGCGGCACCACGCTGGCAGTCGTTTCGCTGACGCCGGAAGGCACCCCGCATTACGATTTCCATATCGAGGGCACGGCGGACCGCTCGATCGAGGTGGCCGACGTGCCGGAGCATTTCCCGGACGATCTCTCGGCCATCCATGTCGCGTCCTACTCCACGGTGACGGAGCCGACCGCCTCGGCGCTGCTGCATCTGATCGGGCAGGAATCCGGCCGGCGCTTCATTTCCTACGATCCCAACATCCGCGCCACGATCGAGCCGGATCTCGACCTGTGGCGCGAGCGCATGTCGCGCATCCTGCCCAAGGCCACGCTGGTCAAGGCCAGCGAGGAGGATCTGCAGCAGATCCATCCCGGGCGCTCGCTGGATTCCATCCTGTCGGACTGGATGTCGGCGGGGCCGGCCATTGCACTGGTGACGCGCGGGGAAAATGGAGCCATCGCGGCCACGGCCGGCGGACACGAAGTGCAACTGCCGGGGGTCGCCGTGACGGTGGTCGATACGGTGGGTGCGGGCGATACGTTCCAGGCGGCGGCGCTGGCCTATCTCAGCGAGCATGGCCGCCTCGACCGTGACGGCGTCATGGCCATGTCGCCCGCCGATCTGGAAGAGCTCGTCGGCTTCGCCATCCGTGCCGCCGCAATCACCTGCGGACGGCGCGGAGCCGATCTTCCGCGCCGGGCCGACCTCGGCCTACAGCCTCTGGCCTGA
- a CDS encoding magnesium transporter CorA family protein encodes MILAYVFSDGRMRPVATAGPDFPPDAIWLDLFDPTPEEVASIEKHLAIDVPTPEEMREIEVSSRLYTEDDADFMTLVLPHGRQATGVAQFAPVTFILARTSLVTLRYSEPRSFELYAAKLCREPVSLDLTLPPMPEEDEAAGPPEDGAAPKSATARPARKPARAPRPEVILLGLLETVVDRVADLLEVTAIDLDHTAKDIFQSSEQRAPIANARYKEMLRQIGRCADLASRTREALATFDRMLPFAQLAFDRRKAPKELKTRIKAMSRDIQSLNDFAAFLNNKTNFLLDTAVGMISIEQNAIIKIFSVAAVGFMPPTLIASIYGMNFHDMPELSWNFGYPLAIGGMFVSAILPLAYFRYKRWL; translated from the coding sequence ATGATCCTCGCCTACGTATTCTCCGATGGGCGGATGCGCCCCGTCGCCACGGCGGGCCCGGATTTTCCGCCCGACGCCATCTGGCTCGATCTTTTCGATCCAACGCCGGAAGAGGTCGCCTCCATCGAGAAGCATCTTGCCATCGACGTTCCGACGCCGGAGGAGATGCGTGAAATCGAAGTCTCGAGCCGCCTCTACACCGAGGACGACGCCGACTTCATGACACTAGTTTTGCCGCATGGCCGCCAGGCGACCGGCGTGGCGCAGTTTGCGCCCGTCACCTTCATCCTGGCGCGCACCTCGCTCGTCACGCTGCGCTACAGCGAACCGCGCAGCTTCGAGTTGTATGCGGCCAAGCTGTGCCGCGAGCCGGTATCGCTGGACCTGACCTTGCCGCCGATGCCCGAGGAGGACGAGGCCGCCGGTCCGCCCGAAGACGGCGCGGCTCCGAAGTCGGCAACGGCAAGGCCCGCCCGCAAGCCGGCGCGCGCGCCGCGCCCGGAAGTCATCCTGCTTGGCCTCCTGGAGACGGTGGTGGATCGTGTCGCCGACCTTCTGGAAGTCACCGCGATCGACCTCGACCACACGGCCAAGGACATTTTCCAGTCATCGGAGCAGCGCGCCCCGATCGCCAATGCCCGTTACAAGGAGATGCTGCGGCAGATCGGCCGTTGCGCCGACCTGGCCTCCCGCACGCGCGAGGCGCTGGCCACCTTCGACAGGATGCTGCCTTTCGCGCAGCTTGCCTTCGACCGGCGCAAGGCGCCCAAGGAACTCAAGACACGCATCAAGGCGATGTCGCGCGATATACAGTCGCTCAACGATTTTGCGGCCTTCCTGAACAACAAGACCAATTTCCTGCTGGATACGGCGGTCGGCATGATTTCGATCGAGCAGAACGCGATCATCAAGATCTTCTCGGTGGCGGCCGTCGGCTTCATGCCGCCGACGCTGATCGCCTCGATCTACGGAATGAACTTCCACGACATGCCGGAGCTGTCGTGGAATTTCGGGTATCCCCTGGCCATCGGCGGCATGTTCGTCTCGGCGATCCTGCCGCTCGCCTATTTCCGCTACAAGCGCTGGCTATAG
- the pqqE gene encoding pyrroloquinoline quinone biosynthesis protein PqqE: MPNPRAMPEPRPAPPAPIGVLAELTHRCPLRCTYCSNPLELETRSSELSTDDWKRVFDQAAEMGVIHVHLSGGEPTARKDIVELTAHAAAAGLYTNLITSGIAVGEDMLDRLLDAGLDHIQLSMQGADPEITERVGGMKGAYERKEAFAHAVVARGFPLTLNAVIHRQNIHQVPLMIDKALALGAKRLEVAHTQYYGWALKNRAQLMPRREDVDLTIEEITAARDALKGRLAIDAVFPDYYARFPKLCNGGWGLRTFSVTPSGMVLPCHAAQTIKHLEFWSVRDRSLQEIWSASPAFEAYRGTGWMKEPCASCERKMIDLGGCRCQALALTGDAANADPACIKSAFHERVKDMAVTEAASRDPSPATYRQYGRAL; encoded by the coding sequence ATGCCGAATCCACGGGCCATGCCCGAGCCGCGCCCGGCGCCGCCCGCGCCGATCGGCGTCCTGGCAGAGTTGACCCATCGCTGCCCCTTGCGCTGCACCTACTGCTCCAACCCGCTCGAGCTTGAAACGCGCTCCTCGGAATTGTCGACCGACGACTGGAAACGCGTCTTCGATCAGGCGGCCGAGATGGGAGTGATCCACGTTCATCTGTCCGGCGGGGAGCCGACGGCCCGGAAGGACATCGTGGAGCTGACGGCCCACGCGGCGGCTGCCGGCCTGTACACCAATCTCATCACGTCCGGCATCGCGGTGGGAGAGGACATGCTGGACCGTCTCCTGGACGCCGGGCTCGACCACATCCAGTTGTCGATGCAGGGCGCCGACCCGGAGATCACCGAACGCGTAGGCGGGATGAAAGGGGCATACGAGCGCAAGGAAGCCTTTGCCCATGCCGTCGTCGCGCGGGGGTTTCCGCTGACGTTGAACGCCGTCATCCATCGCCAGAACATTCATCAGGTGCCCTTGATGATCGACAAGGCGCTGGCGCTGGGCGCCAAGCGGCTGGAGGTGGCGCATACGCAATATTACGGCTGGGCGCTGAAGAACCGGGCGCAATTGATGCCGCGCCGAGAGGATGTGGACCTGACCATCGAAGAGATCACCGCCGCGCGCGACGCATTGAAGGGGCGGCTGGCCATCGATGCCGTCTTTCCCGATTATTACGCGCGCTTTCCGAAGCTGTGCAATGGCGGCTGGGGCCTGCGGACCTTCAGCGTGACGCCGTCCGGCATGGTGCTGCCATGCCATGCCGCGCAGACGATCAAGCATCTGGAGTTCTGGTCGGTACGGGACCGATCGCTGCAGGAGATCTGGTCGGCGTCTCCGGCTTTCGAAGCCTATCGCGGCACGGGCTGGATGAAGGAGCCCTGCGCCAGTTGCGAACGCAAGATGATCGATCTGGGCGGATGCCGCTGCCAGGCCCTCGCACTGACGGGCGATGCCGCCAATGCCGACCCGGCCTGCATCAAGTCGGCCTTCCACGAGCGGGTCAAGGACATGGCCGTGACCGAGGCCGCGTCCCGCGACCCAAGCCCGGCCACCTACCGGCAGTATGGGCGGGCCCTATAG
- a CDS encoding branched-chain amino acid aminotransferase, which translates to MAIEFSRTVTFFQGEWLEGNPALVGPRSHVFWLGSSVFDGARWFDGLAPDLDLHAARVNRSALALGLQPTVEAAEIVRLVHEGLARFDGKTAVYIRPMYWAEDGGYMGVPADPATTRFCLCLYESPMIASSGFTLGISSFRRPTPETMPTAAKAGCLYPNNARAIMEAKARGFDNALVRDVVGNIAETGTSNIFMAKDGVVYTPVPNGCFLNGITRQRVIGLLRDDGVEVIEKSLSVEDFMQADEIFSTGNHSKVVPVTGIEGRSLTVGAFAERARELYFAFARQGKNSAAGLQLEKAGG; encoded by the coding sequence ATGGCCATCGAATTCTCGCGGACCGTCACCTTTTTCCAGGGCGAATGGCTGGAGGGAAATCCAGCCCTGGTGGGACCGCGCAGCCATGTCTTCTGGCTGGGTTCCTCGGTGTTCGACGGGGCGCGCTGGTTCGACGGACTTGCCCCGGATCTCGACCTGCATGCCGCACGCGTCAATCGCTCGGCGCTGGCACTGGGCCTTCAGCCCACGGTCGAGGCGGCGGAGATCGTGCGTCTTGTGCATGAGGGCCTGGCCAGATTTGACGGGAAGACCGCCGTCTACATCCGCCCGATGTACTGGGCGGAGGATGGCGGCTACATGGGCGTGCCGGCCGATCCGGCGACGACGCGCTTCTGCCTCTGCCTCTATGAGTCGCCCATGATCGCCTCGTCCGGGTTTACCCTCGGCATATCCAGCTTCCGCCGCCCGACGCCCGAGACGATGCCGACCGCCGCCAAGGCCGGATGCCTCTATCCCAACAACGCACGCGCCATCATGGAAGCGAAGGCAAGGGGATTCGATAACGCGCTGGTGCGCGATGTGGTTGGAAATATTGCCGAAACGGGCACGTCCAACATCTTCATGGCGAAGGACGGTGTCGTCTATACGCCGGTGCCGAACGGCTGCTTCCTCAACGGGATCACCCGCCAGCGCGTGATCGGCCTGTTACGGGACGACGGCGTGGAGGTGATCGAAAAGAGCCTTTCCGTGGAAGACTTCATGCAGGCGGATGAGATATTTTCCACGGGCAACCACTCCAAGGTCGTTCCGGTGACCGGCATCGAAGGGCGCTCGCTGACCGTCGGAGCCTTTGCCGAGCGGGCACGCGAACTCTATTTCGCCTTTGCGCGCCAGGGCAAAAATTCCGCTGCCGGGCTGCAATTGGAAAAGGCGGGCGGCTGA
- a CDS encoding helicase HerA-like domain-containing protein, whose product MQEDGQLFLGASVSDGVPVPEELVLRYANRHGLVTGATGTGKTVTLQVLAEGFSAAGVPVFCADVKGDLSGLAVRGEQKDFLVKRAGEVGLNPYVNDYSPAIFWDLFGEKGHPVRTTVSEMGPLLLSRLMDLSEPQEGVLNIAFRIADEQGLLLLDLKDLQAMLTHVAEQADEISRRYGNVAKASVGAIQRQLLVLENQGARNFFGEPAMAIDDLMRVDREGRGYVSVLAADRLMSSPRLYATFLLWLLSELFEEMPEVGDPDKPRLVFFFDEAHLLFDDAPKALVDRIEQVVKLIRSKGVGVYFVTQNPMDVPESVLAQLGNRVQHALRAYTPREEKAVRTAASTFRPNPHFDTFKAITELGVGEALVSTLGKGGVPSVVQRCLIRPPVGRVGPLDDAERRAVMSDSPVRGRYDTAVDRESAYEILNRRADEKLAEKTAAQGQERRLPIPDFGDAPQTPQPAPRRRASGYQRQTVTEAIMKSVGRTVATTVTNAVLRGILGGFRRGR is encoded by the coding sequence ATGCAAGAAGACGGTCAGCTGTTTCTTGGGGCGAGTGTGTCCGATGGGGTGCCGGTGCCCGAGGAACTCGTCCTGAGATACGCAAACCGCCACGGCCTCGTCACGGGCGCGACGGGTACCGGCAAGACGGTGACGCTCCAGGTGCTGGCGGAAGGGTTCTCCGCAGCGGGCGTTCCGGTATTCTGCGCCGACGTGAAGGGCGACCTGTCCGGTCTGGCGGTGCGCGGCGAGCAGAAGGATTTCCTCGTCAAGCGGGCCGGCGAGGTAGGTTTGAACCCCTATGTGAACGACTATTCCCCGGCGATTTTCTGGGATCTCTTCGGGGAGAAGGGCCATCCGGTTCGCACGACCGTATCGGAGATGGGGCCGCTTCTCCTGTCGCGGCTCATGGACCTGTCCGAACCACAGGAGGGCGTGCTCAACATCGCCTTCCGCATCGCGGACGAGCAGGGGCTTCTGCTGCTGGACCTGAAGGATCTTCAGGCGATGCTGACCCACGTCGCCGAGCAGGCCGACGAAATCTCGCGCCGGTATGGCAACGTGGCCAAGGCAAGCGTCGGTGCGATCCAGCGCCAGTTGCTGGTTCTCGAAAACCAGGGCGCCCGCAATTTCTTCGGCGAGCCGGCCATGGCGATCGACGACCTTATGCGCGTCGATCGCGAGGGACGTGGCTATGTGAGCGTGCTGGCGGCCGACAGGCTGATGTCGAGCCCGCGCCTCTATGCGACCTTCCTTCTGTGGCTCCTGTCGGAACTGTTCGAGGAAATGCCCGAGGTGGGCGACCCCGACAAACCCAGGCTCGTTTTCTTCTTCGACGAGGCGCATCTGCTGTTCGACGATGCGCCCAAGGCATTGGTCGACCGCATCGAGCAGGTGGTCAAGCTGATCCGGTCCAAGGGAGTCGGCGTGTATTTCGTGACGCAGAACCCGATGGACGTTCCCGAAAGCGTGCTCGCCCAGCTCGGCAACCGTGTGCAGCATGCGCTGCGCGCCTATACCCCGCGCGAGGAGAAGGCCGTGCGCACGGCGGCCTCGACATTCCGACCCAATCCGCATTTCGACACGTTCAAGGCCATCACCGAGCTTGGCGTCGGCGAGGCGCTGGTATCGACACTCGGCAAGGGTGGCGTGCCGAGCGTCGTGCAGCGCTGCCTGATCCGCCCGCCGGTCGGGCGCGTGGGGCCTCTGGACGATGCCGAACGCCGCGCCGTCATGAGCGACAGCCCGGTGCGTGGCCGGTACGATACGGCGGTCGACCGGGAGTCCGCCTACGAAATCCTCAATCGGCGGGCCGACGAGAAGCTGGCAGAGAAGACGGCCGCGCAGGGGCAGGAACGCCGCCTGCCGATACCCGATTTCGGTGACGCACCGCAGACGCCGCAGCCGGCGCCGCGACGGCGCGCCTCCGGCTATCAGCGGCAGACGGTGACGGAGGCAATCATGAAATCGGTAGGCCGCACCGTGGCCACCACGGTCACCAATGCGGTGCTGCGCGGCATCCTCGGGGGCTTCCGGCGCGGGCGTTGA
- the pqqC gene encoding pyrroloquinoline-quinone synthase PqqC — protein sequence MKPLLNADEFEAALRQIGAERYHNLHPFHRLLHTGKLSKSQVQAWALNRYYYQSMIPVKDSIILSRLATPELRREWRRRIIDHDGDGKEPGGIEKWIALGRGVGLDEAYVVAGKGILPATRFAVDAYVHFVRDRTLLEAVASSLTELFSPTVIGERVRGMLEHYPFITRETLAYFDKRPVQAKQDSDFALHYCIHNARRPEEQEAVMNALRFKCDVLWAQLDALYFSYVEPAMIPPGAWRPGSGLACGETGQ from the coding sequence ATGAAGCCGCTTCTGAACGCGGATGAATTCGAGGCGGCGTTGCGGCAGATCGGCGCCGAACGGTACCACAACCTGCATCCGTTCCATCGCCTGCTGCACACCGGCAAGCTGTCCAAAAGCCAGGTGCAGGCCTGGGCGCTCAATCGCTACTACTACCAGTCGATGATTCCGGTGAAGGACTCCATCATACTCAGCCGCCTGGCGACGCCGGAGCTGCGCCGGGAATGGCGCCGCCGCATCATCGATCATGACGGAGACGGCAAAGAGCCCGGCGGCATCGAGAAGTGGATCGCACTCGGACGGGGCGTCGGGCTGGACGAAGCCTATGTCGTGGCCGGGAAGGGCATCCTGCCGGCCACCCGGTTTGCCGTGGATGCCTATGTGCATTTCGTACGGGACAGGACGCTTCTGGAGGCCGTGGCCTCGTCGCTGACCGAGCTGTTCTCACCCACAGTCATCGGCGAGCGGGTGCGCGGCATGCTGGAGCATTATCCGTTCATAACGCGGGAAACCCTTGCCTATTTCGACAAGCGGCCCGTGCAGGCGAAACAGGATTCCGACTTCGCCCTGCATTATTGCATCCACAACGCCCGCCGGCCGGAAGAGCAGGAAGCGGTGATGAACGCCCTCCGCTTCAAGTGCGACGTGCTTTGGGCGCAGCTCGACGCGCTTTATTTTTCCTATGTCGAACCTGCCATGATCCCGCCCGGGGCATGGCGGCCCGGTAGCGGCCTTGCCTGCGGGGAGACCGGGCAATGA
- the pqqB gene encoding pyrroloquinoline quinone biosynthesis protein PqqB produces the protein MRLTVLGSAAGGGYPQWNCNCDVCALAWRGDPRVQARTQSSIAATADGERWLLVNASPDLRQQILSTPSMAASAAAAHGQRRASAIAAALVTNGDVDHVAGLLTLRERQPLSLYGTAGVMDVISANPIFEVLSADCVERIRVPLDTPFEPVPGLTVEMFAVPGKVPLYLETGDVSVGEVGEMTVGLRLSVGGRSIFYIPGCAEVTDDVRRRLTGADAVLFDGTVFTDGEMEAAGVGAKTGRRMGHVPISGPGGSLEAFDGLGIGEKIYIHINNTNPILVEGSEERDRVEARGWRVAYDGMELVA, from the coding sequence CTGCGGTTGACCGTGCTGGGTTCCGCTGCCGGGGGCGGCTACCCGCAGTGGAACTGCAATTGCGACGTCTGCGCCCTTGCCTGGCGCGGCGACCCGAGAGTGCAGGCGCGGACCCAATCCTCAATAGCTGCGACAGCCGATGGCGAGCGATGGCTTCTCGTCAATGCGTCTCCGGACCTGCGCCAGCAGATTCTGTCGACGCCGTCGATGGCTGCCAGTGCCGCCGCGGCGCACGGACAGCGGCGCGCCTCGGCGATTGCCGCGGCCCTGGTGACGAATGGCGATGTCGACCACGTGGCCGGTCTTCTGACCCTGCGCGAACGCCAGCCCTTGTCGCTCTACGGAACCGCCGGAGTCATGGATGTGATCTCTGCGAACCCGATCTTCGAGGTCCTGTCCGCCGATTGTGTCGAGCGGATCCGCGTGCCGCTGGACACGCCGTTCGAGCCGGTACCGGGATTGACGGTCGAGATGTTCGCGGTGCCCGGCAAGGTGCCGCTCTATCTCGAAACGGGCGACGTATCCGTGGGCGAGGTCGGTGAAATGACGGTGGGCCTTCGCCTTTCGGTCGGGGGCCGTTCCATTTTCTATATACCGGGATGCGCCGAGGTCACGGATGACGTGCGACGGCGCCTGACCGGTGCGGACGCCGTCCTGTTCGACGGCACCGTCTTCACCGACGGTGAGATGGAGGCGGCCGGCGTCGGCGCCAAGACCGGTCGGCGCATGGGCCATGTCCCCATTTCCGGGCCGGGCGGAAGCCTCGAGGCTTTCGACGGGCTCGGCATCGGCGAAAAGATCTATATCCACATCAACAATACGAATCCGATCCTCGTCGAGGGATCGGAAGAACGCGACCGCGTGGAGGCGCGCGGCTGGCGTGTCGCCTATGACGGGATGGAGCTTGTTGCATGA
- the pqqD gene encoding pyrroloquinoline quinone biosynthesis peptide chaperone PqqD produces the protein MTGLADDLVPRFPHGVRFREDKTRGRHILVGPERIFEADGVATEILKRVDGRRTLDEIVADLAANFAADVSVIRPDVEGFLSELEEKQLVVL, from the coding sequence ATGACCGGCCTTGCAGACGATCTCGTGCCGCGCTTTCCGCACGGCGTGCGGTTTCGCGAGGACAAGACGCGCGGGCGCCACATTCTGGTGGGGCCGGAGCGCATCTTCGAGGCGGACGGCGTTGCGACGGAAATTTTGAAACGGGTGGATGGCAGGCGTACACTGGATGAAATCGTCGCCGATCTTGCCGCGAATTTCGCTGCCGATGTCTCGGTGATCCGGCCGGATGTGGAGGGGTTCCTGTCCGAACTGGAAGAGAAGCAATTGGTGGTCCTATGA
- a CDS encoding DUF2267 domain-containing protein, which translates to MDDLFSRISAAAEISESDARQAVGYILAYMHAESEDDSLRGMVSATPGATEAMAAADGYDGSGGIMGLGARLMGMGLDMEQIRDVAESFVAVARDHAGDETVDKAIASVPALAQFI; encoded by the coding sequence ATGGACGATCTCTTCTCCCGTATATCAGCTGCGGCCGAGATTTCGGAAAGCGATGCCCGTCAGGCCGTTGGATACATCCTCGCCTACATGCACGCGGAAAGCGAAGACGATTCGCTGCGCGGTATGGTTTCGGCCACGCCCGGGGCAACGGAGGCTATGGCAGCGGCCGATGGCTATGACGGCAGCGGCGGCATCATGGGCCTGGGGGCCCGCCTGATGGGGATGGGCCTCGACATGGAGCAGATCCGCGACGTGGCGGAAAGCTTCGTCGCCGTCGCGCGCGATCATGCCGGTGACGAAACGGTGGACAAGGCCATCGCCTCGGTGCCCGCGCTCGCCCAGTTCATCTGA
- a CDS encoding superoxide dismutase gives MAFTLPELPYAYDALGPYMSKETLEFHHDKHHNAYVEMGNKLAAEAGLGDASVEEVVKQSFGKNQPLFNNAAQHYNHIHFWKWMKPNGGGKSLPGKLQTAFDSDLGGYDKFRTDFIEAGKGQFGSGWAWVSVKDGKLEISKTPNGENPLVHGGTPILGVDVWEHSYYIDYRNLRPKYLEAFVDNLINWDYVLERYEAAAR, from the coding sequence ATGGCTTTCACCCTGCCTGAACTGCCCTACGCCTACGATGCGCTGGGGCCGTACATGTCCAAGGAAACGCTCGAATTCCACCACGACAAGCACCACAATGCCTATGTGGAAATGGGGAACAAGCTGGCGGCGGAAGCCGGCCTCGGCGATGCCTCCGTGGAAGAGGTGGTCAAGCAGTCTTTCGGCAAGAACCAGCCGCTCTTCAACAATGCCGCGCAGCATTACAACCACATCCATTTCTGGAAATGGATGAAGCCGAACGGTGGTGGAAAATCGTTGCCGGGCAAGCTGCAGACGGCCTTCGATTCCGATCTCGGCGGCTACGACAAGTTCCGCACCGATTTCATCGAGGCAGGCAAGGGCCAGTTCGGTTCGGGCTGGGCGTGGGTGTCCGTCAAGGACGGCAAGCTGGAAATCTCCAAGACCCCGAACGGCGAGAATCCGCTGGTTCATGGCGGCACGCCCATCCTCGGTGTCGACGTCTGGGAGCATTCCTACTACATCGACTACCGCAACCTGCGGCCGAAGTACCTGGAGGCTTTCGTCGATAATCTCATCAACTGGGATTACGTGCTGGAGCGCTACGAGGCCGCTGCGCGCTAA
- a CDS encoding L,D-transpeptidase — MTDIIDFNGLTRRHLLVGLGASAALALAGCTTANRASIADTPSRGNLPPEYLAAYGPIEDGGFTIPAIDLKRMDPQFLRREVAYNGPEAPGTIIIDTPTRFAYLIQPGGTAMRYGVGIGRDGFAWDGRARVQFKRRWPRWTPPSEMIARQPELEQYRQGMEPGLMNPLGARALYLFQNGKDTLYRLHGTPEWWTIGKAVSSGCVRFMNHDIIDLYDRAADGATVIVNQQSGAITV, encoded by the coding sequence ATGACGGACATCATCGATTTCAACGGCCTCACCCGGCGTCATCTGCTGGTGGGGTTGGGGGCAAGTGCCGCGCTCGCGCTCGCGGGCTGCACGACCGCGAACCGGGCATCCATTGCCGATACTCCTAGCCGGGGCAACCTGCCGCCCGAGTATCTGGCGGCCTATGGCCCGATCGAGGACGGCGGCTTCACGATTCCCGCGATCGACCTCAAGCGCATGGACCCGCAGTTCCTGCGCCGCGAGGTGGCCTATAACGGGCCGGAGGCGCCGGGCACGATCATCATCGATACGCCAACGCGCTTCGCCTACCTGATCCAGCCCGGTGGAACGGCCATGCGCTACGGCGTCGGCATCGGCCGTGACGGCTTTGCGTGGGACGGCCGCGCCCGTGTGCAGTTCAAGCGGCGCTGGCCGCGCTGGACGCCGCCGTCCGAGATGATCGCGCGCCAGCCTGAGCTGGAACAGTACCGCCAGGGCATGGAACCGGGCCTTATGAACCCGTTGGGCGCCCGGGCCCTGTACCTGTTCCAGAACGGCAAGGATACGCTGTACCGGCTGCACGGAACGCCGGAATGGTGGACGATCGGCAAGGCGGTGTCGTCCGGCTGCGTGCGCTTCATGAACCACGACATCATCGATCTTTACGATCGCGCAGCCGATGGGGCGACGGTGATCGTCAACCAGCAGAGCGGTGCGATAACGGTCTAA